From the Acidithiobacillus sp. genome, the window TCCCCAGGAGCTTTTGCAGGAACTGCGGCCACGCGCGCGGATCAGCCGACCGGTTATACCCGTGCGGGCAACGGCACCGAATAGGCCCTTTCCGCTGGGCTCACGCCTCCAGCACCCGGTCTTTGGCGAGGGGATGGTATTGGATTATGAGCCGGGCGGCCGCCAGGGCCGAATTCAGGTGCAGTTCGCCTCGGGCAGCAAGTGGCTGGCGCTGGGGGTGGTGGCTTTGGAGCGTTTGCCTTAAAAAAGGAGTGGAGCGTGACGAAAATGAGACTACAGGGAGTTTTGTGCCTGCTGTTCCTGCTGTTTGCCCCGGCTGTCTGGGCGTCGGTGAATATCAATACCGCTGATGCAGCGGCACTGGATGCGCTGCCGGGCATTGGTCCGGCCAAGGCACAGGCAGTGCTGGAATACCGGCAGGCGCATGGGCCTTTCAAGAGCGTTGATGAACTCGCCAGTGTCCATGGCATCGGTCCCAAGCTATTGGAGCACTTGCGTCCGGTGGTGAGCCTCAGTGGGGACTCGGTGTTACCGCAAAAAACCGCTCGACAGGCTGGTCACTCTCACGCTACGGTGCCCGTGGGGGAGGAACGCATCGTTCGGCGCGGCAGTCACGGCTATATTCTGGAAAGCTCTCCACAGAGCAACGCCTTCTCGCTAAAAGACTAACCCACCACCAATGATCTGGCTGTATTTCATCTGGATTGGGCCTTGCCCGCCAGCGAGGGCTTGTTCTTCAGCCGGATGATCCATTCTGTCGTCACACGGATTGTGTGACGCGGAGCCTCGCCGGTGTTTTAAGCGCCCTGTCGACGCTTGAGGAGAATCCGCCGGTATTCCTTCGGGTCTTTGCATTGGGTGATGGCGCCGGGGCGGCGAAAGTGCATGGCATCCAGGCGCAGAAGCCAGAAGCGCAGGGCGGCGGCGCGCAGCAGAGGGAACCACAACACTTCCTCGCCGGTCTGCAGGGGGCGGGTAGCCACATAGGCATCCCATAACGCCGTAACTAATGCCCGGTTAAAACGACCATCGGTTTCCGAGCACCAGGAATTGGCCACTACCGCCAGGTCGTAAAGCCAGGCATCATCCCCCGCGTAGTAAAAATCGATGGTGCCGGAGATCCGGCCGTTCTCGAACAAAACGTTATCGGGGAAAAGATCCGCATGGACGACGCCGCCGGGAATTGCCGCGCGATCCAGCGTGCCCTGATAGGTCAGCTCTTCCATGATGATGGCGTTGTCCTCCGGGCTCAGGTGGGGCACCAGATGTCTGGCTGTCTCCTGCCACCAGGTGTGTCCGGCCGGATTGGGGTGCCGCTCCGGAAAGTTTTCCCCGGCCAGGTGCATCCGCGCCAGCAAGGTTCCAAGCGCGCTGATTTCGGCAACAGAGGGCGCCCGCCCTTCGATGGACGTACCGCTCAGACGCTGAACAATGGCGGCGGGTTTGCCGCATAACGTGCTGAGACTGTTTCCTGCCGTGGTATGCAGGGGGCGCGGGCAGGGAATGCCGTGCAGGCTCAGCCATTCGGTGAGAGCAAGAAAATAAGGGATTTTGTTACGCGGTAGACGCTCGAAAAGTGTCAGGACAAAGCGACCTTTTTCGGTGTCGAGGAAATAGTTAGTGTTCTCTACCCCGGCGGAAATGCCGGTCAGCGCGCGGGCGCCGCCGAGGTCATAATCCCTGAGAAATTGCGCGAGTTCGAGGTCGCTGACATTGGTATAAACAGACATAAACGGCACTTTTGCTCAGAGATCAGGAATGAACGGGGCTGCCTTACCAGCGGAAAATAACCCACTGCGGCACACTCAAGTGTTCAGCCGCCGTTTGGGGCACTTCAGTGAAACGGCCGGTGCCGCCCTTGTCTTCCAGATAATAAGGGGGAAAAGGCCTGGGTGGGATGACCTTGATCATGTACACCTTGCCATTGACTTTATACTCTTCAATTTTGGAGCCTTGTGGCACCTTGATCTCGGCTTTAGGCCCGGTTTTGGCGTCGGGGGCCAGCGTGGGCAGATGCAGCTTTTGGAGATCATCTGCAGCCCATGCGGAGATGCTGGTGCCTAACGCAAAGCAGATACCGACAACTAGGGCAAAGATACGTATGGACATGGTAATACTCCCTGGGGTCCTTAAAGGTTGAGAAGGGCCTCTGTCTCAGCGGCGGACGGCGCAAAGCCGCGTTTTTCATAGTGGTTGAAAATGGCCGATACTACTTCGTCGGTGTCGTCGATAATGGTGATGAGATTGAGATCTTCAGGCTTGATGGTCCCCGCCGTCAGCATGGATTCCCGCCACCAGTCGATCAGTCCTTTCCAGAAACTGGACTCCACCAGAATGATGGGCATCTTACGGGTCTTGCCGGTTTGTACCAGGGTCAGACACTCGGCAAGTTCGTCCAGGGTTCCGAAGCCACCCGGCATCACCACATAGGCGACCGCGTATTTCACGAACATAACCTTGCGTGAGTAAAAATGCTCGAAAGATATGGAAACATCCTGGTAAGGGTTGGTGTGTTGTTCGTGGGGCAGTTCGATATTGAGCCCGATGCTGTAGCCCGTGCCGCGGAAGGCCCCCTTGTTGGCGGCTTCCATCACTCCGGGGCCACCCCCGCTAATGACGGAAAACCCGGCGTTGGAGAGTTTCTCGGCGATCTCTTGGGCTTTCAGATACCAGGGATGTTCCGGGTCAATGCGGGCTGAACCGAAAATGCTGACACAGGGTTCGACGTCGGCCAGTTTTTCGTAGCCATGCACAAACTCGGCTATAATCTGAAAGATTTTCCAGGCCTCGCGGGTGAGGCGTCCCTCGCCCTTGTCGCGCAGTTTTTCCTCTTCGAGATGTGCCCGCATCCGTCGTTCCCGTGTCAATGGTGGTGATTTTACGTATTATGACGGAAATCCGCGGAGAAGTCCCAAACCATGCCCCAAGACCCCCGTATTCTCGTCGACGCCTCCAGCTTCCTCTATCGTGCCTTTCACGCGCTGCCCGACCTGCGCGCGCCGGACAATCTTCCGACCGGAGCTATTTACGGCGTCGCCAACATGCTTCGCCGCTTGCTCAAAGAGTATCCGAGTGACGAAATCATCGTCATATTCGACGCTCCCGGCGGCACGTTCCGGGACAGGCTTTATCCTGAGTATAAGGCACAGCGGCCTGCCATGCCGGAGGAGCTACGAGCCCAGATTCCGCTGCTGCATGACTGGATCAGGGCCACGGGCCTGCCGCTCGTGATCGAGCCGGACGTGGAGGCGGATGACGTGATCGGCACCCTGGCCCGCGAGGCGATGCCCGACCAGCAGGTGCTTATCGTTACCGGCGACAAGGACATGGCGCAGTTGGTGAACCCACGAGTGCGGCTTGTCGACACCATGAAAGGTGTCGAAACGGATGTGGCCGGGGTTGAGGAGCGTTTTGGTGTGCCGCCGGAGCGTATTGCCGACCTGCTGGCGCTGATCGGCGATAAGGTGGACAACATCCCCGGTGTGCCCGGCGCCGGACCAAAAACGGCCGCCCGGTGGCTGACGCAATATGGTGATCTGGACGGTGTGCTGGCCCACGCCGACGACATCGGCGGCAAGGTGGGTGAGGCGCTGCGCGCCTCCGCACATTATCTGCCTTTGAGCCGCAATCTGGCGACTATTCGCTGTGATCTGACGCTGCCTGTCGCGACTTACGCCCGCCGGGCGGCGGATGTGGCCGTCCTGCGGGCGTTGGCGCAGCGCCTGGGTTTTCATGTCTGGCTCAGGGATCTGCCTGCGGACGACGCGGGAAAGGTGCCGGAAAAGCGGGGCGGTGCGATTGATCGCGCCGTCTACCGGGCTATCACCACTGCAGGAGCGCTGGATGCGTTGCTGCTTGCCCTGAAAACGGCCGAGGTGGTCGCTCTGGACACGGAAACCACGAGCCTCGACCCGCTCCATGCCGATCTGGTGGGGATTTCCTGCGCCTGGTCGGCTGGTGGCGACTATCAGGCCGTCTACATTCCCGTTGGCCACCGCGACGGTAGTCCGCAACTGGATCGGCAGACCGTCCTCACCGCCTTGCGCCCATGGCTGGAAGACCCAAAGGCCGCCAAGCTGGCCCAGAACGCTAAATACGATTGGCGGGTTTTCTGGCGGCATGGCATCCACCCCGCTGGCCTGGCCCGCGACACGTTGCTGGAAAGCTACGTCTTTAACAGCAGCCACAATGGCCACGATCTCGACACCCTCGCCGAGCGC encodes:
- a CDS encoding helix-hairpin-helix domain-containing protein, encoding MRLQGVLCLLFLLFAPAVWASVNINTADAAALDALPGIGPAKAQAVLEYRQAHGPFKSVDELASVHGIGPKLLEHLRPVVSLSGDSVLPQKTARQAGHSHATVPVGEERIVRRGSHGYILESSPQSNAFSLKD
- a CDS encoding homoserine kinase gives rise to the protein MSVYTNVSDLELAQFLRDYDLGGARALTGISAGVENTNYFLDTEKGRFVLTLFERLPRNKIPYFLALTEWLSLHGIPCPRPLHTTAGNSLSTLCGKPAAIVQRLSGTSIEGRAPSVAEISALGTLLARMHLAGENFPERHPNPAGHTWWQETARHLVPHLSPEDNAIIMEELTYQGTLDRAAIPGGVVHADLFPDNVLFENGRISGTIDFYYAGDDAWLYDLAVVANSWCSETDGRFNRALVTALWDAYVATRPLQTGEEVLWFPLLRAAALRFWLLRLDAMHFRRPGAITQCKDPKEYRRILLKRRQGA
- a CDS encoding DUF2782 domain-containing protein, whose translation is MSIRIFALVVGICFALGTSISAWAADDLQKLHLPTLAPDAKTGPKAEIKVPQGSKIEEYKVNGKVYMIKVIPPRPFPPYYLEDKGGTGRFTEVPQTAAEHLSVPQWVIFRW
- a CDS encoding TIGR00730 family Rossman fold protein, coding for MRAHLEEEKLRDKGEGRLTREAWKIFQIIAEFVHGYEKLADVEPCVSIFGSARIDPEHPWYLKAQEIAEKLSNAGFSVISGGGPGVMEAANKGAFRGTGYSIGLNIELPHEQHTNPYQDVSISFEHFYSRKVMFVKYAVAYVVMPGGFGTLDELAECLTLVQTGKTRKMPIILVESSFWKGLIDWWRESMLTAGTIKPEDLNLITIIDDTDEVVSAIFNHYEKRGFAPSAAETEALLNL